A window from Solanum stenotomum isolate F172 chromosome 5, ASM1918654v1, whole genome shotgun sequence encodes these proteins:
- the LOC125865406 gene encoding cytochrome P450 CYP82D47-like gives MEYHLEAILGVLAFVFLAIILWRRSNTLTTKILAPQVPGAWPIIGHLRQLSDIDKNVPFAHTLAALADKYGPIFTLRMGMYPYLIINNWEGAKDCLTTHDKDFAARPTSMAGQSIGYKYARFTYSNFGPYYNHVRKLALTQVLSSTKLEKMMRIRVVELENSIKDLHSLTQVTNKNNEVINISQWFHQLTLNTIVKTICGKRYNNIEEDEEAKRFREAFKGIMYVVGQIVLYDVVPFPLFKYFDFQGHIKLMKNIYKDLDSILQGWLEDHMKKKDVNNDDEDAIDAMLRATDIDEFKAYGYSQATVIKSTVLSLILDGSDTTAVHMIWIMSLLLNNPHAMKQAQEEIDAKVGKARWVEESDVKNLVYLHAIVKETLRLYPPVPLLLPHEAVQDCKVAGYDIPKGTRLYINAWKIHRDPKICSELEKFMPERFLTSKASVDARGQHFEFIPFGSGRRSCPGINFATLVTHLTFARLLQGFDFSKSLNIPIDMTEGVGITLPKVNEVEVLVTPRLSSNFYVF, from the exons ATGGAATATCATTTAGAAGCTATTTTAGGGGTTTTAGCCTTTGTATTCTTGGCCATAATCTTATGGAGAAGATCAAACACACTCACTACCAAAATTTTAGCCCCTCAAGTCCCGGGAGCATGGCCTATTATAGGCCATCTCCGTCAACTAAGTGATATTGATAAAAATGTCCCATTTGCTCATACATTGGCCGCGTTAGCCGATAAATATGGACCTATTTTCACATTGAGAATGGGGATGTATCCTTACTTGATAATCAATAATTGGGAAGGAGCTAAGGATTGTCTCACTACTCATGATAAAGATTTCGCGGCTCGACCAACCTCCATGGCTGGCCAAAGCATTGGTTACAAGTACGCAAGGTTCACTTATTCTAATTTTGGTCCTTACTATAATCATGTGCGCAAGCTAGCCTTGACACAAGTACTCTCGAGTACTAAATTGGAAAAGATGATGCGCATCCGTGTTGTTGAATTGGAAAATAGCATCAAAGACTTGCATTCTTTGACACAAGTAACAAATAAGAATAATGAAGTGATCAATATATCTCAATGGTTTCATCAATTGACTTTAAACACAATTGTGAAGACCATATGTGGGAAAAGATACAACAATATAGAGGAGGATGAGGAGGCAAAACGTTTTAGGGAGGCTTTTAAGGGGATCATGTATGTTGTAGGACAAATTGTTTTGTATGATGTAGTGCCATTTccattattcaaatattttgattttcaagGGCatataaaattgatgaaaaatatcTATAAGGATTTGGATTCTATTCTTCAAGGTTGGTTGGAGGATCATATGAAGAAAAAGGATGTGAACAATGATGATGAAGATGCCATAGATGCTATGCTTAGGGCCACAGATATTGATGAATTCAAAGCCTATGGGTATTCTCAGGCCACTGTCATCAAGTCAACTGTCTTG aGTTTGATCTTGGATGGCTCAGACACAACAGCTGTTCATATGATATGGATAATGTCCTTATTACTGAATAATCCACATGCTATGAAACAAGCCCAAGAAGAGATAGATGCAAAAGTGGGTAAAGCGCGATGGGTTGAAGAAAGTGACGTAAAAAATTTAGTGTACCTTCATGCTATCGTTAAAGAAACATTACGTTTGTATCCACCTGTTCCTTTATTATTGCCACACGAAGCAGTGCAAGATTGTAAAGTGGCTGGTTACGACATTCCAAAGGGTACTCGTTTATATATCAATGCCTGGAAAATACATCGCGATCCTAAAATTTGTTCAGAACTTGAAAAATTCATGCCTGAGAGATTTTTGACAAGCAAAGCAAGTGTAGATGCTCGTGGTCAGCATTTTGAATTCATTCCATTTGGATCTGGTAGACGATCGTGTCCAGGGATAAATTTTGCAACCTTAGTAACACATTTGACATTTGCTCGGCTGCTTCAAGGTTTTGATTTTAGTAAATCATTGAATATTCCAATAGATATGACAGAAGGCGTAGGCATTACCTTGCCCAAGGTAAATGAAGTGGAAGTTCTAGTTACGCCTCGTTTATCTtctaatttttatgtattttaa